TATTATACCTAGTACTTTTTTATTTTCAATTAGATAGTCCAAAAAATCTGAAGAGAATCCAGGATAATATTTTAGGAGAAAAACTTTATCGCTAAATTTGGAATTTACTATTTCTGTTTCATCTCTTTTAGGTATATAGTCTGATCGTAATAATTGTACTTTATTATCTTGCCAGAGAACTTTAGCTAAAGGAATATCATTTACAGATTGGAAAGCATCTCTTCTGCTACTATGCATTTTTCTTACTTTTACTCCTCTATGAGCTATTGTGTATGTATCTGAACTTTCTCCATGCATATTTATTACTACTTCGCCGAAAGGCGCTTCCTTAGCTAGTAAAACTGATGAGTATAAGTTTATAGCAGAGTCACTACTCGGTCTATCACTGCTTCTTTGAGATCCTACTAGGATTACTGGGCCAGATAATTTTAGTGCAAATGCTAATGCAGATGCTGTATATGCCATAGTATCAGTTCCGTGGGCTATTACGACTCCCTTATTTCCTTCGTCAAAAGCTTTTTTCACAGAATTTATTATCTTTGTCCAGTATTCTGGTTTCATATTTTCGCTTAGTATGCTAAATAATATTTCAGCAGAAATTTTTGCTAGGTTATTTATTTCTGGCATAAATTGTATGATTTCTTCTGCAGACAAGGCAGGCCTTACAGCACCAGTTTCATATTCTATCTTGCTTACTATTGTTCCTCCAGTACTTATTATCTTTATTTCGCTTTTACCCAAATTTTTCTCTTCTTCGTTTTTATATTTTTGAGTTCGTTTTTGTAATAATTGTATTTTAGCATTTTTTATGGATATTCCTATATTATATCCATTATCTAGTTTGATTACTACTATATCATCAGTACTAGAATAAGAAGGCATTAAAATTCCTTTTAATCTCATATCGTTTTTTATGATCTCTATCTGATCACCTATGTCAGCATTAATCGAAGATAAAGAATCCAGAGCTAAACCTCTATAACCTTCTAACATAAAGAAAAATTAAATGAAAATTTAAAAAAGTTTATGAAGTTTTCTTGTTCTTTGTAGCTTTTATAACTCTTTTTTCAAATTCCTGTTTATTCCTTACTCTTGGAACTTCTTTTGATTTTTCTTTTGGCTGAACTTTTGGTGTCTGATTTCTAACTTTTCCCGCTTTTGTTAGCGAACCGTGGGAAGGCATTACTATCAAGACATTATAATATAAATAAGAATTTAAACTTACAGTTTTAAGACTCAGTGTGAATCATGATGAAATTATATTTAGTCGAGCATGCCATAGGTTCATTTGGATTTGATGAAAACGGAAAACTTATCGATTATGTTCTTAATCCTAAAGATATTGGAAGAGTTGTAGAACTTTTATTGCAACATGAAAATGGAGAACCTTTTCCTTCAGCATTAGAATTAATTAACAAAGTAAAACCAGAGGAAATAGTAATAGAAAATGAAGCAGAAATACAGAAATTACAAGTTAAAGCTACTGTAAAACCTCATCATGAAGGAGCTAAAATATTTAGGCAATCATTAGCTAAATTTGCATTAGAGTCAAAATTTGCTTCTACAGAAGACGAATTATATACTTATCTTTATCAATTAGCATTTGAATACACAAGAAGAAAATTAAGATCAGCTGCACAGAAAAGAGATCTATTAGCTATTCAAGCAGTAAGAGCAATGGACGATATAGATAAGTCGATAAATCTATTTTCAGAGAGGCTTAGAGAATGGTATAGTTTACATTTCCCAGAGTTAGATAAATTATTAGAAGACCATGAAACCTATGCTAAGATAGTTTCTACATTTGGTTACAGAGATTCAATAACTTTAGAAGGATTAAAAAGCATAAATATTGATGAACATACTGCTAAAAGAATTGTAGATGCAGCGTCTAAAAGCATTGGAGCAGATATCTCAGAAGATGATATAAATTCTATTCAGCAGCTTTCAAATACAATATTATCTTTATTCACTATAAGAAATAATTTATCTGACTATATAGAATCAGTAATGAAAGAAGTTGCTCCTAATGTGACTTCACTCGTAGGGTCTAATTTAGGGGCTAGACTACTTAGCTTAGCTGGAAGTTTAGAGGAATTGTCTAAAATGCCTGCAAGTACTATTCAAGTTTTAGGAGCAGAAAAAGCGCTATTTAGAGCCTTAAGATCAGGAAGTAGACCTCCAAAGCATGGAATAATTTTCCAATTCCCAGCAATACATAGTGCACCTAGATGGCAAAGAGGTAAAATTGCCAGAGCTTTAGCAGCAAAATTAGCTATTGCTGCCAGAGTAGATAATTATAGCGGAAGATATATAGGAGATCAATTAGCAGAGCAATTGAATAAGAGAATCGAGGAGATCAAAACAAAATATGAACAACCACCACCTAGAAAGCCTGCACAAAGCGAAAAACTTGGAGAAAGAAGATCTAGACCAGAAAAAAGAAAATCGAAAGAAAGATACAAAAGTAAGAAAAATAATAGAAATGAAAAGAGAAGAAGATAAAGGTGAAAAGAAATGTCAGAGTCTATAAGAACAATAAAAGAAACTAACATGGAAAATGTATTTGAATGTGAATATATTGATGGTACAGTAAGATTATGTACTAAGAATTTTGCGCCTGGCTATTCAGTATATGGAGAGAGATTAATAAAATATAACGGTACTGAATATAGAGAATGGAACGCTTTTAGAAGTAAATTAGCAGGAGCAATTATGAAAGGGCTTAAAGAGAATCCAGTAAAGAAAAATACTAAAGTATTGTATTTAGGTGCTGCATCTGGGACTACACCTAGTCATATATCTGATATAGTTGAAAAAGATGGTAAGGTTTATGGAGTTGAGTTTTCAGCTAGAGTAGTGAGAGAATTAATACTAGTAGCTCAGAGAAGGCCTAATTTATTTCCAATATTGGCAGATGCTAGGTTTCCACAATCTTATATGCCTCTAGTAGAAGATGCAGATGTGCTTTATGTAGATATAGCTCAACCGGATCAAACTGATATCGCAATTTATAATGCAAGAACTTTTCTAAAATCAGATGGATATCTACTATTAGCTATTAAAGCTAGAAGTATAGATGTTACTAAAGATCCTTCTGAGATATTCAAAGCTGAAGCACAAAAATTAGAAAAATCTGATTTCGATGTAAAGCAAGTTATAAATTTGGATCCATATGATAAAGATCACGCTATGGTATTAGCGAGGTTTAAAGGATAAATGTTAGATAAGATTTTTGAGTTAGGGCTTAAAGATATATTAGCTGGATTACCTTCTGAAAGAGTTTCTTTAAGAGATGCTATAAGTGGGCATTTAAGGATAAAATTAAATAATGGATATTTTCATGAATTAAATGAAAAAGAAGTAAAGGATTTTTCTTCAAAAGTTCCTTTATATTTATGGTCTCTTGTAAAAGTTCCAATTATAATAACTAAATCTTTTGAAATTGGAGAATATGATGTAATAGATAATGAATGGGATAAAAAGGCATTAAGTTACGTATTAGGAAAAGATTTTCTCTATCTTACTACTGTCGATGTAGAAGAGTTATTGAAGGCGTATAAAACATTAATCTTTATAACTCTTAGTAGTAGTAATATCTTTTTGACTACAGAAAAATCTGACGAAGGAATCTAAAATGGTAATCACATTA
This genomic window from Acidianus manzaensis contains:
- the gatD gene encoding Glu-tRNA(Gln) amidotransferase subunit GatD — protein: MLEGYRGLALDSLSSINADIGDQIEIIKNDMRLKGILMPSYSSTDDIVVIKLDNGYNIGISIKNAKIQLLQKRTQKYKNEEEKNLGKSEIKIISTGGTIVSKIEYETGAVRPALSAEEIIQFMPEINNLAKISAEILFSILSENMKPEYWTKIINSVKKAFDEGNKGVVIAHGTDTMAYTASALAFALKLSGPVILVGSQRSSDRPSSDSAINLYSSVLLAKEAPFGEVVINMHGESSDTYTIAHRGVKVRKMHSSRRDAFQSVNDIPLAKVLWQDNKVQLLRSDYIPKRDETEIVNSKFSDKVFLLKYYPGFSSDFLDYLIENKKVLGIIIEGTGLGHVSTELVDHIKKATKDGIFVGMTTQCLFGRVNMNVYTTGRLLQQAGVTPLEDMLPEVALVKLMWILGHETDQEKIKTLMLTNIAGEINPRHSIDLFPRWNYV
- a CDS encoding 30S ribosomal protein S30e is translated as MPSHGSLTKAGKVRNQTPKVQPKEKSKEVPRVRNKQEFEKRVIKATKNKKTS
- a CDS encoding C/D box methylation guide ribonucleoprotein complex aNOP56 subunit (functions along with aFIB and aL7a; guides 2'-O-methylation of ribose to specific sites in RNAs) gives rise to the protein MMKLYLVEHAIGSFGFDENGKLIDYVLNPKDIGRVVELLLQHENGEPFPSALELINKVKPEEIVIENEAEIQKLQVKATVKPHHEGAKIFRQSLAKFALESKFASTEDELYTYLYQLAFEYTRRKLRSAAQKRDLLAIQAVRAMDDIDKSINLFSERLREWYSLHFPELDKLLEDHETYAKIVSTFGYRDSITLEGLKSINIDEHTAKRIVDAASKSIGADISEDDINSIQQLSNTILSLFTIRNNLSDYIESVMKEVAPNVTSLVGSNLGARLLSLAGSLEELSKMPASTIQVLGAEKALFRALRSGSRPPKHGIIFQFPAIHSAPRWQRGKIARALAAKLAIAARVDNYSGRYIGDQLAEQLNKRIEEIKTKYEQPPPRKPAQSEKLGERRSRPEKRKSKERYKSKKNNRNEKRRR
- a CDS encoding fibrillarin-like rRNA/tRNA 2'-O-methyltransferase, producing the protein MSESIRTIKETNMENVFECEYIDGTVRLCTKNFAPGYSVYGERLIKYNGTEYREWNAFRSKLAGAIMKGLKENPVKKNTKVLYLGAASGTTPSHISDIVEKDGKVYGVEFSARVVRELILVAQRRPNLFPILADARFPQSYMPLVEDADVLYVDIAQPDQTDIAIYNARTFLKSDGYLLLAIKARSIDVTKDPSEIFKAEAQKLEKSDFDVKQVINLDPYDKDHAMVLARFKG
- a CDS encoding DUF61 family protein produces the protein MLDKIFELGLKDILAGLPSERVSLRDAISGHLRIKLNNGYFHELNEKEVKDFSSKVPLYLWSLVKVPIIITKSFEIGEYDVIDNEWDKKALSYVLGKDFLYLTTVDVEELLKAYKTLIFITLSSSNIFLTTEKSDEGI